A single region of the Nocardioides ochotonae genome encodes:
- a CDS encoding exonuclease SbcCD subunit D codes for MRILHTSDWHLGRSFHREGMLEHQAGFVDHLLEVVAAERVDLVLVAGDIYDRALPAVDAVRLADETLARLAASRARVVLTSGNHDSAQRLGFSSRLIDAAGVFIRTDPATVGTPVLLEDEHGPVAVHGIPYLDPDAVREPWGLPARSHQAALTEAMRRVRTDLGARPGTRSVVLAHAFVAGAEPSDSERDISVGGVSLVPTSVFDGIDYVALGHLHGRHTLHDRVRYSGSPLAYSFSEATHRKGSWLVDLDRDGTVRAEFIDAPVPRPLARIRGTLDDLLVDPSLARHEGSWLQVTLSDEVRPVRAMERLRQRFPHTLVLGFEATPTGIGMLPTQRPSSRSDHAIAQEFVTQLRGTPPSEAEAALLREAVDSCCEDTDLDPVVAG; via the coding sequence ATGCGGATCCTGCACACCTCCGACTGGCACCTGGGCCGGTCCTTCCACCGTGAGGGGATGCTGGAGCACCAGGCCGGCTTCGTCGACCACCTGCTCGAGGTGGTCGCCGCCGAGCGCGTGGACCTGGTGCTCGTCGCCGGCGACATCTACGACCGGGCGCTGCCCGCCGTGGACGCCGTGCGCCTGGCCGACGAGACGCTGGCCCGACTCGCCGCCTCCCGCGCCCGGGTGGTCCTGACCAGCGGCAACCACGACTCCGCGCAGCGCCTCGGCTTCAGCTCGCGCCTCATCGACGCCGCCGGGGTCTTCATCCGCACCGACCCCGCGACCGTCGGCACCCCGGTCCTGCTCGAGGACGAGCACGGGCCGGTGGCAGTGCACGGCATCCCCTACCTCGACCCCGACGCGGTGCGTGAGCCCTGGGGGCTGCCCGCCCGGTCCCACCAGGCCGCGCTGACCGAGGCGATGCGCCGGGTCCGCACCGACCTCGGTGCGCGGCCCGGGACTCGCTCGGTGGTCCTCGCCCACGCCTTCGTCGCCGGCGCCGAGCCCAGCGACTCCGAGCGCGACATCAGCGTGGGCGGCGTCTCGCTGGTCCCGACCTCGGTCTTCGACGGCATCGACTACGTCGCCCTAGGCCACCTGCACGGACGCCACACGCTGCACGACCGGGTCCGCTACAGCGGCTCGCCGCTCGCCTACTCCTTCTCCGAGGCCACCCACCGCAAGGGCAGCTGGCTGGTCGACCTCGACCGCGACGGCACGGTGCGCGCGGAGTTCATCGACGCGCCCGTCCCCCGCCCGCTGGCCCGGATCCGCGGCACCCTCGACGACCTGCTGGTCGACCCCTCCCTGGCCCGCCACGAGGGCTCCTGGCTCCAGGTCACCCTGAGCGACGAGGTCCGCCCGGTGCGCGCGATGGAGCGGCTGCGCCAGCGCTTCCCGCACACCCTCGTCCTGGGCTTCGAGGCGACGCCCACCGGCATCGGGATGCTGCCGACCCAGCGCCCCAGCAGCCGCTCCGACCACGCCATCGCCCAGGAGTTCGTCACCCAGCTGCGCGGCACGCCGCCCTCCGAGGCCGAGGCGGCGCTGCTGCGCGAGGCCGTCGACTCCTGCTGCGAGGACACCGACCTCGACCCGGTGGTGGCCGGCTGA
- a CDS encoding ABC transporter permease, protein MGVVVALIAILMVLLSGLTVGLVNDGVSGLQRLPATSLAVQDGVSKDSAFSRSVVSTDAVETWREQPGVEDAAPFGNALVNARTDQDVEIDLALWGVETGSYLDPEVAEGKALAGEGEVVVSATAAEEGVEIGDTITIDPSGYQLEVVGILADQHTFGHVDIGYLPLRTWQEVKAGVRDGDVVPDRVYDEITAVAIRADDDAEVDMAAGDEAAGTESMTLEESYGASPGYTAETSTLQLVQGFLYAISALVIGAFFTVLTVQRKQEISVLRAMGASTSYLLRDSLAQSLILLVVSVAVGVGVGVAAGAGLASTPMPFALEAAPIAGASALLIGLGVAGAAVAVLRITRVDPLSALGGSR, encoded by the coding sequence ATGGGCGTCGTCGTGGCCCTCATCGCCATCTTGATGGTGCTGCTCAGCGGTCTCACCGTCGGGCTCGTCAACGACGGCGTGTCCGGCCTGCAGCGCCTCCCGGCGACGTCGCTGGCCGTGCAGGACGGGGTCTCGAAGGACTCCGCCTTCTCGCGCAGCGTCGTGTCCACCGACGCGGTGGAGACCTGGCGCGAGCAGCCCGGTGTCGAGGACGCCGCGCCGTTCGGCAACGCGCTGGTCAACGCCCGCACGGACCAGGACGTCGAGATCGACCTGGCGCTGTGGGGCGTCGAGACCGGCTCCTACCTCGACCCCGAGGTCGCCGAGGGCAAGGCCCTGGCGGGCGAGGGCGAGGTCGTGGTCAGCGCCACCGCCGCCGAGGAGGGCGTCGAGATCGGCGACACGATCACCATCGACCCCTCCGGCTACCAGCTCGAGGTCGTCGGCATCCTGGCCGACCAGCACACCTTCGGCCACGTCGACATCGGCTACCTGCCGCTGCGCACGTGGCAGGAGGTCAAGGCCGGCGTGCGCGACGGCGACGTCGTGCCCGACCGCGTGTACGACGAGATCACCGCGGTCGCCATCCGCGCCGACGACGACGCCGAGGTCGACATGGCCGCCGGCGACGAGGCGGCCGGCACCGAGTCGATGACCCTCGAGGAGAGCTACGGCGCCTCGCCGGGCTACACCGCGGAGACCTCGACGCTGCAACTGGTGCAGGGCTTCCTCTACGCGATCTCCGCACTGGTGATCGGCGCCTTCTTCACCGTGCTCACGGTCCAGCGCAAGCAGGAGATCTCCGTCCTGCGGGCCATGGGCGCCAGCACGTCGTACCTCCTGCGCGACAGCCTGGCGCAGTCGCTGATCCTGCTCGTGGTCTCGGTCGCCGTCGGCGTCGGGGTCGGCGTCGCCGCCGGCGCCGGGCTGGCATCCACGCCGATGCCGTTCGCCCTCGAGGCCGCCCCGATCGCCGGGGCCAGCGCGCTCCTCATCGGGCTCGGCGTCGCCGGTGCGGCCGTCGCGGTCCTGCGCATCACCCGAGTCGACCCGCTGAGCGCCCTGGGAGGCAGCCGATGA
- a CDS encoding ABC transporter ATP-binding protein — protein MTDVTLLHGDGEETVTALDHVDLEVDAGELVAVVGPSGAGKSSLLAVAGALTRPTSGAVRLGDVDLVAATDRDLTRLRRERIGFVFQSGNLVPALTSFDQLRLPLTFGKVADARDPQELLEAVGMGHKAKRRPHQLSGGERQRIGIARALVTRPQVLLVDEPTAALDRQRSQDVVGLLARETHEQGVATIMVTHDHDVLHHCDRVLEMIDGRLAPVRVTAS, from the coding sequence ATGACAGACGTGACCCTCCTGCACGGCGACGGCGAGGAGACGGTCACCGCTCTCGACCACGTCGACCTCGAGGTCGACGCCGGCGAGCTGGTCGCCGTCGTGGGTCCCTCCGGCGCCGGCAAGTCCAGCCTGCTCGCCGTGGCGGGTGCGCTGACCCGGCCGACCTCGGGCGCGGTCCGGCTCGGCGACGTCGACCTCGTGGCGGCGACGGACCGCGACCTCACCCGGCTGCGCCGCGAGCGGATCGGGTTCGTCTTCCAGAGCGGCAACCTGGTCCCGGCGCTCACCAGCTTCGACCAGCTGCGCCTGCCGCTCACCTTCGGCAAGGTGGCGGACGCCCGGGACCCGCAGGAGCTCCTCGAGGCGGTCGGCATGGGGCACAAGGCCAAGCGCCGTCCCCACCAGCTCTCCGGCGGCGAGCGGCAGCGCATCGGCATCGCCCGCGCGCTCGTCACCCGTCCGCAGGTCCTGCTGGTCGACGAGCCGACCGCGGCGCTGGACCGCCAGCGCAGCCAGGACGTGGTCGGGCTGCTGGCCCGCGAGACCCACGAGCAGGGCGTGGCGACGATCATGGTGACCCACGACCATGACGTGCTGCACCACTGCGATCGGGTGCTTGAGATGATCGACGGACGGCTGGCCCCGGTGCGGGTCACCGCTTCCTGA